CCCCAGATTCATGACGAGATAGACGTGCAAATAAATAGATCGGGGACCGCAATGGCCGCTTACGTAATTTTCGACGTCGATATTAGTGACGCCGGTCGATACCAAGAATTCATGACAGGCGTGAAGCCTGCTTTGGAATTGGCCGGAGCCAAATATCTGGCGCGAGGTGGAGTTCACAGGGTCTACGAAGGGGATTGGGAGCCTCGAAGAATTGTCATCTTGGAGTTTCCGTCAGTTGCGGCTTGGGAGTCGTTCTACAACGGCGCAGTATATCAGAAGCTCAAAAGCGTGAGAGATGCTTCCAGTTCTGCGCGTTTGGTCAGTGTAGAGGGGCTTGGATAGCGGCCGTTTCAAGCCCGCGAATTATGGCCGCTTCCACTAACGATGGCCCCTTTGGTCAAGGTACCGGACAGTGTTCTAGCACGAACACTCGAATCGCCCCGAAGAGCGCCGGCCACGCCTTCTCTTGCGGCAGGATCACATGGTTGCGGCTTTCCAGCATCATGAACTCCGCGCCGGGAATCCTGGCCGCGAGCTCGCGGCCCTGGTCGAGCGGCTGCACGCCGTCGCGGTCGGCGTGGATTACCAGCGTCGGCGTTGTGATCGAGCCCACCATGCCGCTGACATCGAAACGGTCCACCGCCGAGCGGATCGCCGCGGCATTCTCGGCCGACGCGGTCTTCTGCTGGAGCTCGGCGAGCGACTCGATCTGCTCGCGCTCGCCATCGGGCAGGAACAGGGTTGCGAACGCCTTGATGAAGGGACTGTCGGCCTTGCCCCAGCCGTGGCGGATCAACGTGATGATTGCTTCGCCCTGGGCCCGCTCGGCGTCCGACGCCCTGACCAGTCGGCCCTGCACATAGCCGCCGTGGAGGACGAGATGGCTGACGCGCTGCGGGAAACGGCTGGAATAGGCGACCGCAATCGGCGCGCCCTGCGAAGTGCCATAGAGCGCGAAGCGCTCCAGCCCGGCGGCGTCGGCGACGGCGGCGAGGTCGTCCACGAAGCGGTCCAGTGAGAACTCCCCGATCGTCCGGTCTGAGAGGCCGTTGCCACGCTGGTCGTAGCGGACCACCTGGAAATCCGCGTTCAGCCGGTCGAGCAGCGGCCGCCAGAGCGGGCTCTGCCAGTCATGTTCCAGATGGGTCAGCCAGTGGCCGGCACGCAGCAGCGGATAGCCTGCGCCGGTGGTTGCGTAGGCAATGCGCGTGCCGTCGGCGGAGCGACAGAAAGCGACCCGTTGGCGCTGCTCTGGCGCGGCCGCCGTTTCCGCCGCTCCTGAATAGCCCTGCGGCCCGATCGCCTCGACTGCGCCGACGAAGCGGAAGCCGCGTCGGGAAATGGTTTTGATCCACTGCTGCGACGTTCCGTCGTCGCCGATGGCGGCTCGTGCGGCGCTGATGCGGGCGCTGATAGCGGAGTCCGAGACGATGCGGCCCTGCCACACGGCCTCGATCAGCTCGTCGGTGGATACGAGGCGATCCCGTGCCGTCACTAGGTGAAGAAGCAGATCGAAGACCTGTGGCTCGACAGCCCGCGGCTGACCATCCGCCCGCAGTTCGCGGGTCTCGGAAACCAGCTCGAACAAACCGAAGCGAAAGCGCATGAGACAGAGTAGCACGCCCTTGCGGTATCCGTGAACGCCGCACGCGAAATACAAGCGAAGCGCAAGGGTTCGGCAAGGGTTCGGCAAGGGTTCGGTCAAGCGTCCCGCGGCGTTCGCAGGCATCTTCCCGCCATCGAACCAGGGAATGACGCCATGCACGCTCAACAGCCCGCCATCCGCCGCCGTGAAGACGGATCGATCGACGCCGACTACTATGCCCGCATCGCGCTGGCCGCGCGCCGCGCCGCTTTCGCCGGGGCCGCTCGCCTGATAGCCGGCTTCGCCTGCCGGATAGCGGCCGCCGCATGGGCAGCGACGCGCAGCCATCTGCTCAGCATTTCCGCCCGCACCGCCGATCACGCCGGCGTCTCGGGCGGCCTTTCGCTTCCGCGTCGATCTCGCGCGTTTCATCGCCGGTTCGGGCTCAGGTGACGCGACCACTGCCGGAACAAACAACGGTTCGGGCGCCGGCGATTCCGCCGACGGCACACGAGCGGCGCGACGCCAGGCGAACAACTACTGCCGGGAAAGCGCATATCGGCGCGCCACCGCGCTCACGGTCTCGCCGTCATCGTAGCTTTCCGCCACAAACCGCGCCTTCTCTTCCGGCAACCATTCGCGCCGTCGGCCAGAACCCGCGAACACCTCGAAACGTCACGCCGGCTCAGGATCGCTGGGCCTATGTGACCTAAACCTCAGACAAGTGAACGACCAGTGCGTAGATGAGGCACTGACTGAATTGGGGCCGAATCCAGATAGTCCGGGTAGTGTGCTGAGAGTTCTGCAAATTCGCTGAGAGCGGCGGTCATGGCAGGCTGGTGATGTTCAACGTTACCGATTCCCGCGAAGGAATGCGACCATGACCAAGAGTGAAGGTAAGACCGCCAGCGCCGCCGTCAAAGACACTCTGCTTTCGAACCCTGACGGGCTGCGCGATGTGATCCGTGCGGTAATGCAGGAGGTGCTTGAGGCGGAGATGGCCGAGGCGCTTGGAGCCTCGAAGGGCGAGATTACGCCGGAGCGTCTGGGCTATCGCTCGGACCACTACGGCCGCACGCTTGTGACGCGCGTCGGCAAGCTCGAACTGAGGGTTCCGCAGGACGGGCGGGCCGCTTCTCCACCGAACTGTTCGAGCGCCATGCCGGCCTGGTCGCCGCGATCGACGAAGTGATCCCGGAAGCTGCATGACAGCGCTGCTACGTGCACTTCCTCAGGAACGCGCTCGACCATCTGCCTCGAAAGCATGCCGATGATTGCCTGCAGGAGCTGCGCTGGCTTTACGATCGCCGCGATCTTGCCGAGGCCAAGGCCGATCTCGCCGCATGCCTCGCCAAATGGTCGGCGCGATATCCGCGGCTCTCGGCATTGCAACTCTCGGCATTGGGGAAGATGCGCACGACATAGGTTCGGCGCCTGATCTCCTCGTTCAGACACTCCAGCATGTTGGTGGACTTCAGGTGCTTAGGTGCTGGCGCGGCAGACGGAAGAAGGTGAGTGTGCGCTCGATGTTCTCCTCGG
Above is a genomic segment from Mesorhizobium sp. containing:
- a CDS encoding alpha/beta fold hydrolase → MIGGAGGNAEQMAARRCPCGGRYPAGEAGYQASGPGESGAARGQRDAGIVVGVDRSVFTAADGGLLSVHGVIPWFDGGKMPANAAGRLTEPLPNPCRTLALRLYFACGVHGYRKGVLLCLMRFRFGLFELVSETRELRADGQPRAVEPQVFDLLLHLVTARDRLVSTDELIEAVWQGRIVSDSAISARISAARAAIGDDGTSQQWIKTISRRGFRFVGAVEAIGPQGYSGAAETAAAPEQRQRVAFCRSADGTRIAYATTGAGYPLLRAGHWLTHLEHDWQSPLWRPLLDRLNADFQVVRYDQRGNGLSDRTIGEFSLDRFVDDLAAVADAAGLERFALYGTSQGAPIAVAYSSRFPQRVSHLVLHGGYVQGRLVRASDAERAQGEAIITLIRHGWGKADSPFIKAFATLFLPDGEREQIESLAELQQKTASAENAAAIRSAVDRFDVSGMVGSITTPTLVIHADRDGVQPLDQGRELAARIPGAEFMMLESRNHVILPQEKAWPALFGAIRVFVLEHCPVP
- a CDS encoding DUF1330 domain-containing protein translates to MAAYVIFDVDISDAGRYQEFMTGVKPALELAGAKYLARGGVHRVYEGDWEPRRIVILEFPSVAAWESFYNGAVYQKLKSVRDASSSARLVSVEGLG
- a CDS encoding transposase codes for the protein MFAGSGRRREWLPEEKARFVAESYDDGETVSAVARRYALSRQ